The Streptomyces armeniacus genomic interval GGCTACGACGCCGTCCCCATCTACCGGCCGACCGGCGGCGAACCGCCCGGCACCGACGCGCTGCGCGACGCCGACCGCGTCCGGCGGGCCCGCGAACTCATCGCGGGTCACCGGGACACGGACGCGGGCGGCCTGCCCGTACAGCTCTCCCGGCCCAGCCCGCTGGACGTCGGCCTGCTGAGCCTGGTGGGACTGCCTTCGTGGCGGCACGCGCTGCGCACGGCGCGCGGCACCGTACTGCTGGCCACCCAGCTGGACACCCTGAACCGCACGGCCCAGAGCGAGATCTCGGACGCGGCGCGGCTCGCCGCGGAACTCGACGTGCCAGTCGTCTGGCAGCTCGAGACCCCCGCCGTGCTGTACGCGCTGAACCTCGTGCCGCGCGCCTTGCGCCCGGCCACCGCGCGTGCGCTCGCCCGGCAGGTCGCCGGCGCGCTCGCGATGATCCCGCCCGGTGCCGCCGTACTCCACCTCTGCTATGGCGGCCTGGGCCGCACCGAACTCATCGCGCCGAGCAGCACCCGGCCCGCCGTGCTGTTCCTCAACGCCCTCGCCGGACGCCTGCGGCGGCAGGGCGGGGCGCTGCCGCCGGTGCACATCCCCTTCGCGTACGGGGCGCAGCCGCCGCCGGGGGAGGAGCGCCACTACGCGCCGCTGGCCCGGCTCGACTCCGGCTGGCGGCTGATCGCGGGCGTGGCGGACGAGAACGCCCCGGAGGCGTCGCGTACGGCCCTGGAGCTGGTGGAGCGGTACACCGGACGGCAGGCCGAGGCGGTGGCCACCGCGTGCGGGCTGGGCCGCCACAGCGTGACGGCGGCGGCGGAGGCGCTGGCGCTGCTGGCCGAACTGGCGGGCTCCGCCGGGGACTGAGCCTTCCGCGCCTGCCCGGCGCGCGGACACCGCGGCCGAACGGGCCGCGCCCCGCGGGGCGTTCGCATATCGGTGGCATATTCACGGATAGTCGCTTCCGGCCTCTGTTCACCCGTGCGACCCGGGTTTAGGCTCCTGTACCGGTCAGCTCGAACCCGACCGGAGGCATCCTGCATGGACGACATGAGATCGGTGTTCGCCGAGGTCGACGCGGTACGGCAGACACTGGGCGACCGCTCCTCGTTCCGCGACCCCGAGACCCTGCGGGAGCTGGCGCGGCAGATCGAGGGCACCACCGCGCTGCGCCGGCAGCCCATCGCCGAAACGTTCCTGGAGGACATCCGCTCGTACGAGCCGGGCAAGCGGCTCGACGCCGTGAAGGCGCACATCAACGGCCGCCGCGACGGCCACATCTTCTCCCTCTTCGACGCGAGCTACTTCCCGAAGCTCTCGCTGGACTACCTGGCCTACGAGGAACTGCCCGCCGACGCCCACCTCGTGGAGCGCTACGCCAGCCCCACCATGCCCGTCACCCTCACCGGCCATTCCGCGGGCTTCGGCTCCCGCGTCGTCGTGGCGCTCTTCCCCGAGAACCACATCGACGGCATCCAGCGGCCCGACGACCTCATCTTCTACTTCATCGACAAGTTCGTGGAGCGCCACAACCGCATCACCCGCCGGATGATCGGCGCCGTCATGGCGGAGGGCAGCTTCCCGCTCATCGAAGGCGCCTCCGACGAGCGCGTCCGGCAGGCGTCGTCCTGGTGGGTGCGGCTGCACGAATACCACCACCGGCAGGGCGACATGCCCATACCGGAGTTCCTCCCGGCGAAGAAGTACAAGCCGCTCGCCGGGCTCGAGGAACTGCGCGTCGACGTCTCTGCGATGCTCGCCCTCCTGCACGACGAACGGCTGCCGCGCGAGGAGGCCCGTACGGCCTACGAGTACGTGCTCGCCGAACGCCTCCTGCGGTACGCCGTGGAGGGCATTCCCCGGCCCAATTACGACGCCGTCGCCTCGCAGCTGCTCTTCGGATATCTGGAGCGGCACGAGGGAATACGGCTCCGCGGCGAAACCATCGAACTCACCCCGGAAATCCCCGCTGTACTCGCCGCGTTCCTGGACGAGATCCAGCGCATCGAGCGCCGTATCCACGAGGAGCCGGTCGAGGCCGTACGCAAACGGCTCCTCGAATTCACCAACACCTACACCGACTTCGACCCGGTGGCCCGCGACTACCGGTACCTCCCCTTCTTCGCCGACGTCAAGAAGAAACTGGGCGTCTAGTCTCTGGAGTGAATGCCCGTGACTGCAGTGACCCCCCTCTCCGCCGCCGCCCGCAGAGAACTGGACGAGCGGACCGACCGGGAGATAGACAGGGCACGGCTGCGCCGCGCCGACAACGGATTCTTCGGTGCCGCCCGGAACGCGGAGACGGTCTCCGCCGCGGCCGGCTACACCGTCGCCGTGTGGTGGCGGCAGATGACGAAGTCGTTCATGTTCACGACCCTCGCCGGGCTCGGCACCCTCGCCCGCGACTACGCCTCCCGCGACGCCGACCGCGAACTGCTGGGCGCCTTCCAGACCGTTTACCAGGTCATCGGCGACGACCTCGACAACGCCGCCCCCGAGTTCTCCGCCGTCGCACCCACGGGACCGGCCGGCATCCATTACGTCTGGTGGGACGACACCATCGTCGCGCCGCTCGCCGCGCACGTGCCCGAGCCCGACCGCGACGCCGCAGCGGCCGTGCCCGAGCCCATCCGCGCGCTCCTCGCCAACATGGACCGGCTGGCCGCCGACCCGCTGGGCGCCGCCGTGCAGCTGCGGGTCGTGGAGACCATCGCGCTCGACATCGCCGTCGGCTTCCGCCGCATGTACGGCAAGGTGCTCGTGGACGGCGAGCGGGTCTTCGGCAGCAACGACCAATTCGCCTGGATCGACGCGCACATCAAGGCCGAGACGGTGCACGCCGCGCAGGTCAGCGACGACGAGACCGGCATGACGGGCCTGGTCACGGACGAGGCGCAGGCGGCGGAGTTCGTACGCCTCGTCGAGGAGTACGCGCGGCACTGGTCCGCCGCGCTGGAGTGCTTCGCCGACTGCCTCACCGGCACCGGCACCGGCACCGGCCGCACCGGGGGCGCTTCCTCCGGCGAGACGGTCGCCGCCGCTCCCGCCGCCTCCTGACGGCGGCCGGGCTTTGGAGATCGAGGACCGGTACGGCCTCGCCGTCGCGCACATCGGTCCGGCGGAGCTCGGCGACGAGCCGTGGCTCCGTACGGACCGGCACGTGGACGTCGTACGGCTGCCGGACCCGCCCGCGGCGCTCTGGGACGAACTGGCCGCGCGCGGCTTCGTACGCAAGCCCGCGCTGCTGACCTGGGTGGCCGAACTCGGCCCGGACGAGGACACGTACCTCGCGGATCTGGACCGCACGGCGCGCAAGAGCGTGCGGCGCGCCCGCCGCCACGCGGCGGAGGCGGGCCTGCGCGAGGTGGTCGAGGACCCGGTCACACCCGCGGCCCTCGACCGCTTCCTGGCGCTCTACAAGGAGCGGGTGGCGGAGATGCGCTACGGCGTGCCGTTCGCGCTGGACTACCGGGACGCGGTGCTGCACGGGCCGCGTAAGTTCTTCGGCGTCTTCGCCTACGAGCACGGGGCCGGGAACGGCGGTCCGGACGGCGAACTCGTCGGCGGCACCCTCGTGCTGGAGTGCCCAGCGGCGGGTGCGCTGGTCCTCCGCTTCTCCGCGGTCAGCGAGCGGTGGCGCACATCGAGCCTCGCCCGCTCGCTCTACCTCGCCGCCATGCGGGAGGGCCGCGAGCGCGGGTACGAGCGGGCGACGCTCGGCAACGAGCCCAACCTGCTGGGCCATCTCACCCGGCCCGGACTGCTCCGCTTCAAGGCCGGACTGGGCTTCCGCGCCGTGCCCTCGCACGAGTTCGGCGATCCGCACCCCGGTGACGAGGCGGACCTCGTGCTGCGCCTCGACGCGCTCAGCGACCCGGCGCTGATCCTCGGCTACGCCGGGGGCGACCCCGCCGCGCCCGGACGGCTCGCGGGCCGGCTGATCTCCCGTACGGCCGTCGACCCCGCCCCGTACGCGGCGCCGTTCCTGGAGTCGGTCACCGTCCAGGCGCCCGCGCTCACCGGCACGGGCGGCGGCGGGCCCGCGGAAGGCGGCGTGCTCACGACACCGGCGTGACCGGCAGCACCACCCGGTCCGCGTCGCCGCCCAGCAGCGACTCCCGTACGAGTGCGGTGATCTCGTGCGGGCTGCCCGCCTCCACGGCGCTCGCCGCGTCCAGCCGCGCCAGCTGCTCACCGGTCAGCGTCACGTCCAGCGCGGCCAGGCAGTCCGCCAGCTGCGCCTCGCTGCGCGGCCCGATGATCGGCACGTACGCGGTGCAGGCGCGGGCCGCGCGGGCGCGCAGCCAGGCGAGGGCGATACGGGTGGGCGGCACGCCGTACTCCTCGGCGACGGCGAGGACGGCGGTCACGATGCCGGCGATGCGGTCGGTGTCGTTCCGCGGGTGCCGCCGGTTCTCGTCGCTCACCCAGCCCGCCTCCGTACGGCGGTACTTGCCGGTCAGCAGGCCGCCGCCGAGCGGTGACCAGAGGGCGGCACCGAGGCCGAGGGCGTCGGCCATGGGCAGCAGCTCGCGTTCGGCGGTGCGGTTGACGAGGTTGTGCTCGGTTTGGACGCCGATCAGCGGTGCCCAGCCGCGCAGTTCGGCCATGGTGACGGCGCGGGAGACGCGCCAGGCGGGGAAGTTGGACAGGCCCGCGTGCAGGATCTTGCCGCTGCGCACCAGGTGGTCGAGGCCGGTGAGGATCTCCTCGGTGGGGGTGAGCTCGTCGGGGAAGTGCGCCCAGTACAGGTCGATGTAGTCCGTGCCGAGACGCCGCAGGCTGTCCTCGACGGACCGGATCATGTTCTTCCGGCTGTTTCCGGTGTCGGAGACGCCGGGCCGCGTGGAGGCGCTGTTCGTGTACTTCGTGGACAGCACGAAGTGGTCCCGGTCGGCCGCGACGAACTCGCCCACCAGCCGTTCCGCCTCGCCGAACTGGGCGCTGTCGGCGGTGTCCACGAAGTTCCCGCCGGCCTCCGCGAACCGGTCGAAGACCTTGCGGGCCTCGGCGCGCGCGGCGCCGTCGCCGCGCCTGCCCCACAGCAGCCGCGCCGCGTCAGGGCTGGAGCCGGTGCCCGTACCGAAGTTGGAGGTGCCGAGCGCGAACTCGGACACGCGCAGTCCGGTGCGCCGACCGAAGGCCGTGTACCGCATGGTTCTCCCCGCTGCCTGTTCCGTACGTCCCGAGGTGCCGGTCTGCCGTGGGGCCGCCGCGCTCAGCCCGCCCGCGCGGCCTCCGTCTTCTCCTCCACCCAGTCGAACACGCCGTCCAGCACCTGCCGGTGCTGGTCGCGGCCGAGGATGCTGAGGAACCCGGGCACCTCGTTGACCTCGAGGATCAGATAGCCGCCCGCGTGCGGCAGGATGTCCAGGCCCGCCAGGGTCAGGCCGATGGCGCGGGTGGCGCGTACGGCCAGGTCCACCAGCTCGGCGGGCGCGTCGAGCCACTCGAACGTGGCGCCCTCCAGCGTCTTGCAGCGCCAGGCGCCCGGCCGGGGCAGCTTGAGGATGTTGATCGGGGTGGCGTCGCCCGCGACGGTGATGCGGTACTCGCCGCCCGACGTCGGGTAGTACGGCTGGCACAGCAGCCGCGGGGTGCGGCTCAGCAGGTCCTCGGCGACGGCCTTCTCCGCCGCGAAGTCCGCGATGCGCTCCACGTCGGCGCCGCCGAAGCCGTGCGACGGCTTGATGATCACCGTGCCCCACTCGGCGCACGCCGCCTCCACCTCGGGCAGCGAGGAGACGGAGCGGACCGGGGGAGTGGGCAGCCCGGCCTGGCTCAGCCGCTGCGCCGTGAGGAACTTGCTGCTCGCCGTCTGCCAGGCGTCGGCGGGCGAGAAGACCTGGACGCCGGGGATGCCGCTGAGCATCCGCATGCGCTCCATGCGTTCCTGCCCGTCCGGCCCGAAGACGCGGGAGCGGTTGATGAACGCGTCGAAAGACGCGGCCCGTTCGCCTTTCAACAGAACCTCGGGGCCGTCCGGGCCCGGCTGGTACTCGACTTCGTCG includes:
- a CDS encoding DUF6421 family protein, whose amino-acid sequence is MDDMRSVFAEVDAVRQTLGDRSSFRDPETLRELARQIEGTTALRRQPIAETFLEDIRSYEPGKRLDAVKAHINGRRDGHIFSLFDASYFPKLSLDYLAYEELPADAHLVERYASPTMPVTLTGHSAGFGSRVVVALFPENHIDGIQRPDDLIFYFIDKFVERHNRITRRMIGAVMAEGSFPLIEGASDERVRQASSWWVRLHEYHHRQGDMPIPEFLPAKKYKPLAGLEELRVDVSAMLALLHDERLPREEARTAYEYVLAERLLRYAVEGIPRPNYDAVASQLLFGYLERHEGIRLRGETIELTPEIPAVLAAFLDEIQRIERRIHEEPVEAVRKRLLEFTNTYTDFDPVARDYRYLPFFADVKKKLGV
- a CDS encoding DUF6202 family protein, translated to MTAVTPLSAAARRELDERTDREIDRARLRRADNGFFGAARNAETVSAAAGYTVAVWWRQMTKSFMFTTLAGLGTLARDYASRDADRELLGAFQTVYQVIGDDLDNAAPEFSAVAPTGPAGIHYVWWDDTIVAPLAAHVPEPDRDAAAAVPEPIRALLANMDRLAADPLGAAVQLRVVETIALDIAVGFRRMYGKVLVDGERVFGSNDQFAWIDAHIKAETVHAAQVSDDETGMTGLVTDEAQAAEFVRLVEEYARHWSAALECFADCLTGTGTGTGRTGGASSGETVAAAPAAS
- a CDS encoding GNAT family N-acetyltransferase, with product MEIEDRYGLAVAHIGPAELGDEPWLRTDRHVDVVRLPDPPAALWDELAARGFVRKPALLTWVAELGPDEDTYLADLDRTARKSVRRARRHAAEAGLREVVEDPVTPAALDRFLALYKERVAEMRYGVPFALDYRDAVLHGPRKFFGVFAYEHGAGNGGPDGELVGGTLVLECPAAGALVLRFSAVSERWRTSSLARSLYLAAMREGRERGYERATLGNEPNLLGHLTRPGLLRFKAGLGFRAVPSHEFGDPHPGDEADLVLRLDALSDPALILGYAGGDPAAPGRLAGRLISRTAVDPAPYAAPFLESVTVQAPALTGTGGGGPAEGGVLTTPA
- a CDS encoding aldo/keto reductase produces the protein MRYTAFGRRTGLRVSEFALGTSNFGTGTGSSPDAARLLWGRRGDGAARAEARKVFDRFAEAGGNFVDTADSAQFGEAERLVGEFVAADRDHFVLSTKYTNSASTRPGVSDTGNSRKNMIRSVEDSLRRLGTDYIDLYWAHFPDELTPTEEILTGLDHLVRSGKILHAGLSNFPAWRVSRAVTMAELRGWAPLIGVQTEHNLVNRTAERELLPMADALGLGAALWSPLGGGLLTGKYRRTEAGWVSDENRRHPRNDTDRIAGIVTAVLAVAEEYGVPPTRIALAWLRARAARACTAYVPIIGPRSEAQLADCLAALDVTLTGEQLARLDAASAVEAGSPHEITALVRESLLGGDADRVVLPVTPVS
- a CDS encoding ATP-grasp domain-containing protein produces the protein MKIGLLGWDYSGIDPDGFSLVEHGRERGHEMSFATLDEVEYQPGPDGPEVLLKGERAASFDAFINRSRVFGPDGQERMERMRMLSGIPGVQVFSPADAWQTASSKFLTAQRLSQAGLPTPPVRSVSSLPEVEAACAEWGTVIIKPSHGFGGADVERIADFAAEKAVAEDLLSRTPRLLCQPYYPTSGGEYRITVAGDATPINILKLPRPGAWRCKTLEGATFEWLDAPAELVDLAVRATRAIGLTLAGLDILPHAGGYLILEVNEVPGFLSILGRDQHRQVLDGVFDWVEEKTEAARAG